A part of Gemmatimonadales bacterium genomic DNA contains:
- a CDS encoding aspartate aminotransferase family protein, translated as MSRNADPAFWNAANAHLIRYGGRFEPIIIERAEGSFVYDADGRAILDFTSGQMSSLLGHGHPEVAEVVADHARRLDHLFSGMLSWPVVELARALAEVTPAGLDRTMLLSTGGESNEAAIKMAKLYTGGYEVVGFAQSWHGMTGGAASATYSAGRRGYGPTAVGSLAIPAPSSYRPRFERGGQADWRAELDYGFDLIDRQSSGNLAAFIAEPILSSGGIIDLPIGYLAALKRKCVERGMLLILDEAQTGLGRTGLMFAFERDGVVPDILTLSKTLGAGLPLSAVVCSAEVEQRCYERGFLFYTTHVSDPLPAAVGLKVLEVVRRDGLAGRAKQAGARLTAGLLALQDRFECIGDVRGRGLLLGVEIVTDRTARTPAPELGSEISRICMELGLSMNIVQLPGMGGVFRIAPPLTVSDAEIDLGLDLIGRAIDRATR; from the coding sequence GTGTCGCGCAATGCCGATCCCGCCTTCTGGAACGCTGCCAACGCTCACCTGATTCGCTACGGCGGGCGCTTCGAGCCGATCATCATCGAGCGCGCCGAGGGCAGCTTCGTCTACGACGCTGACGGTCGCGCGATTCTCGATTTTACCTCCGGACAGATGAGTTCACTCCTCGGGCACGGCCATCCGGAAGTTGCCGAGGTCGTCGCCGATCATGCTCGTCGCCTGGACCATCTCTTCAGCGGCATGCTGTCCTGGCCGGTGGTCGAACTGGCCAGGGCCCTGGCGGAGGTGACACCGGCCGGCCTCGATCGGACCATGCTGCTCAGCACAGGCGGCGAGTCGAACGAAGCGGCGATCAAGATGGCCAAGCTCTACACCGGGGGGTACGAGGTCGTCGGCTTTGCACAGTCATGGCACGGAATGACGGGTGGCGCGGCGTCGGCAACCTACTCCGCGGGTCGGCGTGGCTACGGACCAACCGCGGTCGGATCGCTCGCGATACCGGCGCCGAGCAGCTATCGACCGAGGTTCGAGCGGGGCGGTCAGGCCGACTGGCGCGCCGAGCTCGACTATGGCTTCGACTTGATCGACCGGCAGTCGAGCGGCAACCTCGCCGCCTTCATCGCCGAGCCGATCCTCAGTTCGGGCGGCATCATCGACCTGCCGATTGGTTACCTCGCGGCCCTCAAGCGGAAGTGCGTGGAGCGAGGCATGCTGCTGATCCTCGACGAAGCGCAGACCGGGCTCGGTCGGACCGGCTTGATGTTCGCGTTTGAACGCGACGGTGTCGTGCCTGACATCCTGACGCTCTCCAAGACGCTGGGCGCCGGGCTTCCGCTGTCGGCGGTCGTCTGTTCTGCCGAGGTCGAGCAGCGGTGCTATGAGCGTGGCTTCCTGTTCTACACGACGCATGTATCCGATCCGCTGCCGGCCGCGGTCGGGCTCAAGGTCCTGGAGGTAGTGCGTCGTGACGGGCTGGCTGGGCGTGCAAAGCAGGCAGGCGCACGGCTGACCGCGGGTCTTCTGGCCTTGCAGGACCGGTTCGAGTGCATCGGCGATGTCCGAGGGCGCGGCTTGCTCCTCGGCGTGGAGATCGTCACTGATCGCACGGCTCGAACCCCGGCCCCCGAGCTCGGCAGCGAGATCAGCCGGATCTGCATGGAACTTGGCCTCAGCATGAACATCGTGCAGTTGCCCGGGATGGGGGGCGTGTTCCGGATCGCACCCCCGCTGACTGTCTCCGACGCCGAGATCGACCTTGGTCTCGATCTGATTGGTCGTGCCATCGACCGCGCCACCCGCTGA
- a CDS encoding CocE/NonD family hydrolase, which produces MTDRLRAVVATALLAMVTFAAPVRSLVAQAATDTAGVELMYGVRVPMKDGVTLSATIYKPKRQSAPLPVIFWMTPYIADLSHARGMYFARNGYVFAVVDTRGRGSSGGTFEPFANESSDGPELVRWFARQPWSNGKVGLWGGSYGGFYQWAIAKNRPAELVSMAPVASAHPGVDFPQLRNIFRSYAIQWLTYTSGAAPQANLFGDGSFWISKYGERYLEHKAFASLDTIVGNLTTYYQKWMQHPTEDAYWQAMTPTREEYARLDLPILTITGYFDGDQIGAMTFYRRHLAAATPAARGRHYLILGPWDHPGTRTPVPSIGGLTFGAASVIDMNRLHREWYDWTIKNGPKPSFLKKRVAYWVMGPGPTDGEWKYADDIETIADSTHTLYLDATDGGNDVLHSGKLSAARLPSGRQPGQWTYDPLDVRGYALETMTPPADYYKIQTPVFNLLGNGLVYHTEPFAEATEISGYPKLTAFIEMNVPDTDFEVTLYEVLPDGSAIYLSDDALRARYRESSSVAKLVTPGEVTRYRFEQFTFFSRVIGKGSRLRLVVRSSNSLAWEKNYNSGGAVNRETGKDARTARIRLHNDARYPSALELPVVRPGRNRVD; this is translated from the coding sequence ATGACTGACCGGCTTCGCGCTGTTGTGGCGACGGCGTTACTGGCGATGGTGACATTCGCGGCACCGGTGCGATCCCTGGTGGCTCAGGCCGCCACGGACACGGCCGGGGTCGAACTGATGTACGGGGTCCGGGTCCCGATGAAGGACGGGGTCACCCTAAGCGCGACGATCTACAAACCGAAGCGCCAGAGCGCGCCCCTGCCGGTCATCTTCTGGATGACGCCTTACATCGCGGATCTCTCGCACGCACGCGGAATGTACTTTGCGCGCAACGGCTACGTCTTTGCCGTCGTGGATACTCGCGGGCGCGGCAGTTCGGGCGGAACCTTCGAGCCCTTTGCTAACGAATCCTCCGACGGACCGGAACTGGTGCGCTGGTTTGCGCGGCAACCCTGGTCCAATGGCAAGGTCGGCCTCTGGGGCGGCTCCTATGGCGGCTTCTACCAGTGGGCCATTGCCAAGAATCGGCCAGCCGAGCTCGTCTCGATGGCGCCGGTGGCGTCGGCGCATCCGGGGGTCGACTTCCCCCAGCTGCGTAACATCTTTCGCTCCTATGCGATTCAGTGGCTCACCTACACCAGCGGCGCTGCGCCGCAAGCCAACCTATTTGGTGACGGCTCGTTCTGGATCTCGAAGTACGGCGAGCGCTACCTCGAACACAAAGCGTTTGCGTCGCTCGACACCATCGTTGGGAACCTGACCACGTACTACCAGAAGTGGATGCAGCACCCGACGGAAGACGCCTACTGGCAGGCCATGACGCCGACTCGCGAGGAGTATGCCAGGCTCGATCTGCCGATCTTGACGATCACCGGGTACTTCGACGGCGATCAGATCGGGGCGATGACATTCTATCGGCGCCATCTCGCGGCCGCGACGCCGGCCGCGCGCGGTCGCCACTATCTCATCCTCGGTCCTTGGGATCACCCCGGCACCCGTACGCCGGTACCGTCGATTGGCGGCCTGACGTTTGGCGCAGCGAGCGTGATCGACATGAACCGCCTGCATCGGGAGTGGTACGACTGGACCATCAAGAACGGACCCAAGCCCTCCTTCCTCAAGAAGCGGGTTGCCTACTGGGTCATGGGCCCTGGACCGACGGACGGCGAATGGAAGTACGCTGATGACATCGAAACCATCGCCGACTCGACCCACACGCTCTACCTCGATGCGACTGACGGCGGCAACGACGTGCTGCACTCCGGCAAGCTCAGTGCTGCCCGGCTACCCTCAGGCCGGCAGCCCGGTCAATGGACCTATGATCCGCTCGACGTGCGCGGCTATGCCCTCGAAACGATGACACCACCGGCAGACTACTACAAGATCCAGACGCCGGTCTTCAACCTGCTGGGCAACGGGCTCGTCTATCATACGGAACCGTTTGCGGAGGCCACCGAGATCAGCGGCTATCCGAAGCTGACCGCCTTCATCGAGATGAACGTTCCGGACACAGACTTTGAGGTGACCCTCTACGAGGTGTTGCCCGACGGGAGTGCCATCTACCTCTCCGACGACGCCCTGCGCGCGCGCTATCGTGAATCGTCCTCGGTCGCGAAGCTCGTTACGCCTGGTGAGGTGACCCGCTATCGCTTCGAGCAGTTCACCTTCTTCTCCCGTGTCATCGGCAAGGGCAGCCGGCTTCGGCTGGTGGTTCGCTCGAGCAACTCGCTTGCCTGGGAGAAGAACTACAACTCGGGCGGTGCGGTCAATCGGGAGACCGGCAAGGATGCCCGCACTGCTCGGATCCGGCTCCATAACGACGCTCGCTACCCGAGCGCGCTGGAACTGCCGGTGGTCCGACCCGGTCGCAATCGGGTCGATTAG
- a CDS encoding ATP-binding cassette domain-containing protein: MFGLLGPNGAGKSSLMRTVATLQVPDSGRIRFGDLDVLAAPDQLRRLLGYLPQEFGLYPSLSAEETLDHFAAMKGVLDGRTRRGLVTDLLQQTNLHSARKKAVGSLSGGMKQRLGIAIALAGAPKLLIVDEPTSGLDPTERHRFLNLLAEIGQQIVVLLSTHIVEDVRELCRSVAIIHQGRVILSGDPRTIVATLRGRLWRREVDRRDLPDIEATHQVISTQMVAGVPVVHVYSDEVLPGYEPLEPDLEDVYFHQINLASRLQAA, encoded by the coding sequence ATGTTCGGCTTGCTGGGCCCCAACGGCGCCGGCAAGTCCAGCTTGATGCGCACCGTGGCAACCCTGCAGGTCCCCGACAGCGGCCGGATCCGCTTCGGTGACCTCGACGTGCTCGCGGCACCGGATCAGCTCCGCCGGCTGCTCGGATACCTGCCGCAGGAGTTCGGGCTCTACCCGAGCTTGAGCGCCGAAGAGACGCTCGATCATTTCGCGGCGATGAAGGGCGTTCTCGATGGCCGGACCAGGCGCGGCTTGGTGACGGACCTGCTCCAGCAGACCAATCTGCACAGCGCCCGGAAGAAGGCGGTTGGCTCGCTGTCCGGCGGAATGAAACAGCGGCTTGGCATCGCCATCGCGCTGGCCGGTGCGCCCAAGCTGCTGATTGTCGACGAGCCGACGTCCGGCCTCGACCCGACCGAACGGCACCGGTTCCTCAACTTGCTGGCCGAGATCGGCCAGCAGATCGTGGTGCTGTTGTCGACCCACATCGTCGAAGACGTCCGTGAGCTCTGTCGCTCGGTCGCGATCATCCATCAGGGGCGCGTCATCCTCTCGGGCGACCCGAGGACCATCGTCGCTACGCTGAGGGGAAGGCTCTGGCGACGGGAGGTCGACCGGCGCGACCTGCCCGACATCGAAGCAACCCACCAGGTCATCTCCACTCAGATGGTGGCTGGTGTTCCGGTCGTCCATGTCTACAGCGACGAGGTCCTGCCGGGATACGAGCCGCTGGAGCCGGATCTTGAGGACGTGTACTTCCACCAGATCAACCTCGCCAGTCGGTTGCAGGCGGCGTGA
- a CDS encoding LysR family transcriptional regulator produces MDDGLDLDLLRTFIVIAETGALSRAAIRVGRTQAAISLQVKRLERTAGQVLLERTGRGVLLTPHGIRLLAHAQRILQYHDEALAEVSGKGLTGTIRFGCPDDYAVVMLPQLLRGFAREHPKVLVEVHCAHTPRLLERLDRHQLDLALTSFAEDAQGVTVIRREPLVWVSAVGSNAPNRRPLRLALSDSDTLDHRAARRGLEAARRAYRVAYASASLTGLIAVARSGQAIAVLTRTAVPDDLRILTAESGLPQLPNVGIALTIDSEQPSAVVRAFAEHVRTVLPTI; encoded by the coding sequence ATGGATGACGGCCTCGACCTCGATCTGCTGCGGACCTTCATCGTCATCGCGGAGACCGGTGCCCTGAGTCGCGCCGCCATCCGGGTCGGCCGAACCCAGGCCGCCATCAGTCTGCAGGTCAAACGCCTCGAGCGAACTGCAGGCCAGGTCCTGCTCGAGCGGACCGGCCGCGGCGTGCTCCTGACTCCGCACGGGATCCGACTGCTGGCCCATGCGCAGCGCATCCTCCAGTATCACGACGAGGCCCTTGCTGAAGTCTCCGGCAAAGGCCTGACTGGCACCATTCGATTCGGCTGCCCCGACGACTACGCCGTTGTCATGCTGCCGCAGTTGCTGCGCGGTTTTGCACGGGAACACCCGAAGGTGCTGGTCGAGGTGCATTGCGCCCACACGCCGCGCTTGCTCGAGCGCCTGGACCGCCATCAGCTCGACCTGGCGCTGACCTCGTTTGCGGAGGATGCCCAGGGCGTGACCGTGATTCGGCGCGAGCCGCTCGTCTGGGTCAGCGCGGTTGGTTCGAACGCGCCGAACCGGCGACCGCTCCGGCTGGCGCTCTCCGATTCCGACACGCTCGATCATCGCGCCGCGCGGCGTGGGCTCGAGGCAGCGAGGCGCGCTTACCGGGTGGCCTATGCCAGCGCCAGCCTGACAGGATTGATCGCGGTGGCTCGCTCGGGTCAGGCGATCGCCGTCCTGACCCGGACCGCCGTCCCGGACGATCTCCGCATCCTGACGGCCGAGTCCGGGTTGCCGCAGCTACCGAACGTCGGGATTGCGCTGACGATCGACAGCGAGCAACCGTCTGCCGTCGTGCGCGCCTTTGCCGAGCACGTTCGGACCGTACTTCCAACCATCTGA